One window of the Rufibacter radiotolerans genome contains the following:
- a CDS encoding DEAD/DEAH box helicase — MSVTFDDFNLQPDLLDGIRSMGYKQATPIQAQAIPFILEDKDLIACAQTGTGKTAAFLVPILSKISVAKFDFTSTLVLVPTRELAKQIDDQVEGLSYFTGATSIAIYGGNNAQNWDQQKKALTSGADIIVATPGRLIAHMQMGYVRLDQLKYLILDEADKMLDMGFMDDLMKIISQLPKERQTLLFSATMPPKIRTFAKQILHEAEEISLSISKPAANIDQQIYLVYDNQKLRVLQHILKDAKVQTMILFTSRKNAVNDIVRSLQKMGFEAEGISSDRTQDEREATLQRFRNKQLQVLVATDVMSRGIDVDNISHVVNFDVPQDAEDYVHRIGRTARAGTNGMAITFVNEQDQERLVKIEKLIERELPKQPLPEGMGEGPAFNPEANRRKGGRGGSSSGGRGGAPAGRSGGSRSGSDSSRTGDRKREGSGSGGDRNRRRDDRPRTERPAGAPTTATAEGAQPRAPRLEGQPQAPRAEGEEIKRKKKRRKKPADRKPAEGGSQPTSGAPAASASSPE; from the coding sequence ATGAGTGTTACATTTGATGATTTCAACCTACAGCCTGACCTGCTAGATGGCATCAGGTCTATGGGTTACAAACAAGCTACCCCTATCCAGGCCCAGGCAATTCCCTTTATTTTAGAAGACAAAGACTTAATTGCCTGCGCCCAAACCGGAACCGGTAAAACGGCCGCGTTTCTGGTGCCTATATTAAGTAAGATCTCAGTGGCGAAGTTTGATTTCACCAGCACCCTGGTGTTGGTGCCTACCCGCGAGCTTGCCAAGCAGATTGACGACCAGGTAGAAGGCCTAAGCTATTTCACCGGCGCCACTTCTATCGCTATTTATGGCGGTAATAATGCCCAGAACTGGGACCAGCAGAAAAAGGCCCTTACCAGCGGCGCTGATATTATTGTAGCTACCCCGGGCCGGTTGATCGCGCACATGCAGATGGGTTATGTAAGGCTGGACCAGCTTAAATACCTTATCCTAGATGAGGCCGACAAAATGCTGGACATGGGCTTTATGGATGACCTGATGAAGATCATCTCCCAATTGCCCAAAGAGCGTCAGACGCTGCTTTTCTCGGCTACCATGCCGCCTAAGATCAGAACCTTCGCCAAGCAGATTCTGCATGAAGCCGAGGAAATAAGCCTTTCCATCTCTAAACCAGCCGCCAACATAGACCAGCAGATCTACCTGGTGTATGACAACCAGAAACTGCGGGTGCTGCAGCACATCTTGAAAGATGCCAAGGTGCAGACCATGATTCTATTCACCTCGCGCAAGAATGCGGTGAATGACATTGTGCGCTCCCTGCAGAAGATGGGCTTTGAGGCCGAAGGCATAAGCTCTGACCGTACCCAGGATGAGCGCGAAGCCACCCTGCAACGCTTCAGAAACAAGCAACTACAGGTCTTGGTGGCGACAGACGTCATGTCCAGAGGTATTGACGTAGATAATATCAGTCACGTGGTGAACTTTGACGTTCCGCAGGACGCCGAGGACTATGTACACCGCATTGGCCGTACGGCCCGCGCCGGCACCAACGGCATGGCCATCACGTTTGTGAATGAGCAGGATCAGGAACGCTTGGTTAAGATTGAGAAACTGATTGAGCGCGAACTGCCTAAGCAACCCTTACCAGAGGGTATGGGCGAAGGCCCGGCCTTTAACCCAGAAGCCAACCGCCGGAAAGGCGGTCGCGGAGGTTCTTCCTCTGGTGGCAGAGGCGGCGCACCCGCTGGCCGAAGCGGCGGAAGCCGTAGTGGTTCAGACAGCAGCCGTACCGGTGACAGAAAGCGCGAAGGCAGCGGCAGCGGCGGAGACCGTAACCGCAGAAGGGATGACAGACCCAGAACCGAAAGACCAGCCGGCGCCCCCACTACAGCCACGGCAGAAGGAGCCCAGCCCCGCGCCCCAAGATTAGAAGGACAACCCCAGGCTCCCCGGGCCGAAGGCGAAGAAATAAAGAGAAAGAAAAAGCGCCGGAAAAAACCAGCCGACAGAAAACCGGCAGAAGGCGGAAGCCAACCTACTTCGGGTGCACCGGCAGCCTCTGCTTCTTCTCCAGAATAA
- a CDS encoding 1,4-dihydroxy-2-naphthoate polyprenyltransferase — translation MVLEKTTPKRPAAGTWISAFRLRTLPLALSCIGMGGFLAAADHLSRWPVLVVCVVTTLFLQILSNLANDYGDSKHGADSQHREGPKRAVQAGQITPGQMKTAIVVFSLLSLLSGVALLWVALGTSGIYLFMFFLALGLGAIWAAIGYTNGGKPYGYAGLGDISVFFFFGWVGVLGTYFLQTERLFLELLLPASSLGFFSAAVLNVNNIRDLKSDELAGKRSVPVRLGALRARAYHWVLLLSGIACTIIFVGVRENATLWPWLFVGALPMFYYNGREVKRRQTPAELDPLLKQMALSTLLFVVLLGIGLMLDR, via the coding sequence GTGGTTTTAGAAAAAACGACCCCGAAACGGCCAGCGGCTGGCACCTGGATCTCAGCTTTCCGGCTACGGACCTTGCCGCTGGCCTTGTCCTGTATTGGCATGGGGGGGTTCCTGGCTGCCGCCGATCACCTTTCCAGGTGGCCGGTGCTGGTGGTGTGCGTGGTGACCACGCTGTTCCTCCAGATTCTGTCTAACCTGGCCAATGACTACGGTGACAGCAAGCACGGCGCCGACAGTCAGCACCGGGAGGGACCTAAGCGGGCTGTGCAGGCCGGGCAGATCACGCCGGGGCAAATGAAAACCGCTATTGTGGTCTTTAGTTTGTTATCCCTTCTCTCTGGCGTAGCCCTATTGTGGGTAGCCTTAGGTACCTCAGGTATTTACCTTTTTATGTTTTTCCTGGCCTTGGGCTTAGGGGCTATCTGGGCGGCTATTGGTTATACCAACGGGGGCAAACCCTATGGCTACGCGGGCCTGGGAGATATTTCGGTTTTCTTTTTCTTTGGCTGGGTAGGGGTCTTGGGTACGTATTTCCTGCAGACCGAGCGCCTGTTCTTGGAACTGCTGCTGCCGGCCTCCAGCCTGGGCTTCTTTTCGGCGGCGGTGCTTAACGTAAACAACATCCGAGACCTGAAATCTGATGAGTTGGCAGGAAAGCGTTCGGTGCCGGTGCGGCTGGGCGCGCTGCGGGCACGGGCCTACCATTGGGTTCTGCTGCTTTCAGGGATAGCCTGTACCATTATCTTTGTGGGGGTGAGGGAGAATGCCACCCTATGGCCCTGGCTCTTTGTGGGCGCGCTGCCTATGTTCTATTATAATGGCCGCGAAGTGAAGCGCCGGCAGACCCCGGCTGAACTTGACCCGCTCCTGAAGCAGATGGCCTTATCAACGCTTTTGTTTGTAGTGTTGCTGGGTATTGGGCTGATGCTTGACAGATAA
- a CDS encoding glutathione peroxidase: protein METTAASSIYDIPLKTIDGKDTSLKAYKGKKLLLVNVASECGYTPQYEDLEKLHKLHGDKVVVLGFPANDFGGQEPGSNQEIAQFCQKNFGVTFPLFEKAAVTGKEQQSLYKWLTSKEANGSNAEAPTWNFCKYLIGEDGRVLKFYPSKVSPLSEELLRDINS from the coding sequence ATGGAAACAACAGCCGCTTCTTCTATCTATGACATCCCTTTGAAAACCATTGACGGGAAAGACACCAGCCTGAAGGCCTACAAAGGCAAGAAACTATTGCTGGTGAACGTAGCCTCTGAATGCGGGTACACGCCGCAGTACGAGGACCTGGAGAAACTCCATAAACTGCACGGCGACAAAGTGGTGGTGCTGGGCTTTCCGGCCAATGACTTTGGCGGGCAGGAGCCAGGCAGTAACCAGGAGATTGCGCAGTTCTGCCAGAAGAACTTCGGGGTGACTTTCCCGCTGTTTGAGAAGGCAGCCGTTACGGGCAAAGAACAGCAGTCCCTCTACAAGTGGCTCACGTCTAAAGAGGCGAACGGCAGCAACGCAGAGGCCCCAACCTGGAACTTCTGCAAATACCTCATTGGCGAAGATGGCAGGGTGTTAAAATTTTATCCTTCCAAAGTTTCTCCTCTCAGCGAGGAACTGCTCCGGGACATCAATAGCTAA
- the argS gene encoding arginine--tRNA ligase yields the protein MKQLESQIAQALSQVLLETYQYTLPAEQINLQPTRKEFAGTFTFVTFPLTKALGKGPEQIGQGLGEALTQQAPQVAGFNVVKGFLNIEIKDSVWLQEFAHQVSGFGADLSKTGPKQKVVVEYSSPNTNKPLHLGHLRNNFLGYSVAEILKAAGADVVKVNLVNDRGIHICKSMIAYVKYGQDETPQSAGMKGDHLVGKYYVEFDKAYKQEIDALVAQGVEKELAKKQVPLMLEAQEMLQKWEQHDPETIALWEKMNGWVYEGFTSTYQNIGVDFDKFYYESGTYLLGKDRVEEGLANGVFYKKADGSVWIDLTAEGLDEKLVLRADGTSVYITQDLGTAELKYQDFHYDQSLYVVADEQNYHFQVLKAILKKLQKPYADGIFHLSYGMVDLPSGKMKSREGTVVDADELVQEMIDTARQKTDELGKIDGFSTEEAQQLYHTLAMGALKYFLLKVDPKKRMLFNPEESIDFKGNTGPFIQYTHARIAAIQRKAKELGISWGPETFTGVEVLHETEREALILLNYADSIIAEAARNFAPSTIAQYAFDVAKTYNRFYTEVPIFQETNPQVLSFRIALSAQVAKTIKRMMGLLGITVPERM from the coding sequence ATGAAACAACTTGAATCACAGATTGCCCAGGCCCTGAGCCAGGTATTGCTAGAGACGTATCAATACACACTTCCCGCAGAGCAGATCAACCTACAGCCTACCCGTAAGGAGTTTGCCGGTACCTTTACCTTTGTCACCTTCCCGCTTACCAAGGCCCTGGGCAAGGGTCCTGAGCAGATAGGGCAGGGGCTAGGCGAGGCCTTAACCCAGCAGGCACCCCAGGTAGCCGGCTTTAACGTGGTAAAGGGTTTCCTGAACATTGAGATCAAAGACAGTGTGTGGCTGCAGGAGTTCGCCCATCAGGTGTCGGGTTTCGGGGCCGATTTGTCCAAAACAGGCCCGAAACAGAAAGTGGTGGTAGAGTATTCCTCGCCCAACACCAACAAGCCTTTGCACCTGGGTCACCTGCGCAACAACTTCTTGGGCTACTCGGTGGCTGAGATCCTGAAAGCGGCCGGGGCCGATGTGGTGAAAGTGAACCTGGTGAACGACCGGGGCATCCATATCTGCAAGTCCATGATCGCGTATGTGAAATACGGGCAGGACGAGACCCCGCAGAGCGCAGGCATGAAAGGCGACCACCTGGTAGGCAAGTACTACGTGGAGTTTGACAAAGCCTACAAGCAGGAGATTGACGCGCTGGTAGCCCAGGGCGTAGAAAAGGAACTGGCCAAAAAGCAGGTCCCGCTTATGCTGGAAGCCCAGGAAATGCTCCAGAAATGGGAACAGCATGACCCGGAGACCATCGCCCTCTGGGAGAAAATGAATGGTTGGGTGTATGAGGGCTTTACTTCTACCTACCAGAATATTGGGGTGGACTTTGACAAGTTCTACTATGAGTCCGGGACCTATTTATTAGGCAAAGACCGCGTAGAGGAAGGCCTGGCCAATGGTGTATTCTATAAAAAAGCCGATGGCTCCGTTTGGATTGACCTCACTGCCGAAGGCCTGGACGAGAAACTGGTGCTCCGCGCCGATGGCACCTCGGTGTACATCACGCAGGACCTCGGCACCGCCGAACTCAAGTACCAGGATTTCCATTATGACCAGTCTCTGTACGTGGTGGCCGATGAGCAGAACTACCATTTCCAGGTACTCAAGGCTATTTTAAAGAAACTGCAGAAACCCTATGCTGATGGTATTTTCCACCTGTCTTACGGCATGGTGGACCTACCCAGCGGAAAGATGAAGTCCCGGGAGGGAACCGTGGTGGACGCCGACGAGCTGGTGCAGGAGATGATTGACACCGCCCGCCAGAAAACAGATGAACTGGGCAAGATTGACGGCTTCTCTACAGAAGAGGCGCAGCAACTCTACCACACGCTGGCCATGGGTGCCCTTAAGTACTTCCTGCTGAAGGTAGACCCCAAAAAGCGCATGTTGTTTAACCCGGAGGAGTCCATTGACTTTAAAGGCAACACCGGTCCGTTTATCCAGTACACCCATGCACGTATTGCCGCCATTCAGCGTAAAGCCAAAGAACTGGGCATATCCTGGGGACCCGAGACGTTCACCGGGGTGGAAGTGCTGCACGAGACCGAGCGCGAGGCGCTTATCCTGCTGAATTACGCAGACTCTATCATTGCGGAGGCGGCCCGTAACTTCGCTCCGTCCACCATTGCGCAGTACGCCTTTGATGTGGCCAAGACCTACAACCGCTTCTATACCGAGGTGCCTATCTTCCAGGAGACCAACCCGCAGGTGCTCAGCTTCAGGATTGCGCTTTCGGCCCAGGTGGCCAAGACTATTAAGCGCATGATGGGCCTGCTAGGCATCACCGTGCCGGAAAGGATGTAA
- a CDS encoding arginase, with the protein MKKIRLIEVKSELGAGTRGASLGVDALKIACLNKGSDYFKKFTAVEVPNLNDVMFEKNLFPHAKYIDSILQTYKRISNTVEQTLELGMFPLVLAGDHSNAGGTLAGIKATYPDKTLGVIWVDAHADIHSPYTTPSGNMHGMPLAVSLGEDNLDCKVNDPSPETIFFWESLKRVGTETPKLKHEHIVYIVTRSYEKPEVYLFDKYNIKNFTYPEVIAKGVEQVAQEALHRLRDCDIIYISFDVDSLDSKFSKGTGTPVEVGLNVAQAKELCHQLVSSPKVICFEMVEINPTLDAENIMAQNAFDILEYTTEAIQSRLAQEANAAPIA; encoded by the coding sequence ATGAAAAAAATCAGACTGATAGAGGTGAAATCTGAGCTTGGCGCAGGAACTCGCGGTGCTAGTTTAGGGGTAGATGCCCTCAAGATAGCCTGCCTGAACAAGGGCTCAGACTATTTCAAGAAATTTACGGCCGTAGAGGTTCCCAACCTCAATGATGTCATGTTTGAGAAAAACCTATTTCCGCATGCCAAATACATTGACAGCATCCTGCAGACCTACAAGCGCATCAGTAACACGGTAGAGCAGACCCTGGAACTGGGCATGTTCCCGCTGGTGCTGGCCGGGGACCACTCCAATGCCGGCGGCACCCTGGCAGGTATCAAGGCCACCTACCCAGACAAAACGCTGGGCGTGATCTGGGTAGACGCCCACGCCGACATCCATTCGCCCTACACCACCCCGTCTGGCAACATGCACGGCATGCCGCTGGCGGTTTCCTTAGGTGAAGATAACCTAGACTGCAAAGTGAACGACCCAAGCCCTGAGACCATCTTCTTCTGGGAATCTCTCAAGCGCGTGGGCACTGAGACGCCTAAGCTAAAACACGAACACATTGTCTATATAGTGACCCGCAGCTATGAGAAGCCAGAGGTCTACTTGTTTGACAAATACAACATCAAGAATTTCACCTACCCAGAGGTCATTGCCAAGGGTGTGGAGCAAGTGGCTCAGGAAGCCCTTCACCGCCTGCGCGATTGTGATATTATCTACATCTCCTTTGACGTGGATAGCCTGGACTCTAAGTTCTCCAAGGGAACGGGCACGCCGGTAGAGGTAGGCTTGAACGTGGCGCAGGCCAAAGAGCTGTGCCACCAATTGGTCAGCAGCCCCAAGGTGATCTGCTTTGAGATGGTAGAGATCAACCCTACCCTTGACGCGGAGAACATAATGGCGCAAAACGCCTTTGACATTTTAGAATACACCACTGAAGCTATTCAGTCCCGCCTGGCGCAAGAAGCCAACGCGGCTCCCATTGCCTAA
- a CDS encoding type III PLP-dependent enzyme domain-containing protein: MDKYTDLIHQTFDFPTEEFSVTNNELSFNGIPMMELVKQYGTPLRLTYLPKISSQIQKAKILFKESMAKLNYQGSYTYCYCTKSSHFSFVLEEALKNDIHIETSSSFDMPIIKALYEKGKVTKDIFVVCNGYKRDLYRDYITGMINEGFKNVTPVLDDLNEIDHYQGYVEGTCQVGIRLASDEEPKFQFYTSRLGINYNDVVGLYENKIKDNPKFKLKMLHYFINTGIKDTSYYWSELSRFVHKYCEMKRICPDLDTIDIGGGFPIKTSIQFDYNYRYMIEEILRTIQNICKAEGVPEPNIFTEFGIYTVGESGAHVYSILDTKLQNDKELWYMIDGSFITNLPDTWALNQRYILMAINNWDKDYQRLNIGGLTCDSQDYYNSEMHSFQVFLPKVQKEQPEPQYIGFFHTGAYQESLSGYGGIKHCLIPSPKHVIIDREADGTLKSWVFAEEQNVDSMLKILGYKA, encoded by the coding sequence ATGGATAAATACACAGACCTCATTCACCAAACCTTTGACTTCCCAACCGAGGAATTCTCTGTCACCAATAACGAACTTTCTTTCAACGGAATACCCATGATGGAGCTGGTGAAGCAGTACGGCACGCCGCTGCGTCTCACCTACCTGCCTAAGATCAGTTCCCAGATTCAGAAGGCTAAGATCCTATTCAAGGAGTCCATGGCCAAGCTGAATTACCAGGGCTCTTACACCTATTGCTACTGCACCAAGTCCTCGCACTTCTCTTTTGTGCTGGAAGAGGCGCTCAAGAATGACATCCATATTGAAACCTCTTCCTCTTTTGACATGCCTATCATCAAGGCACTGTATGAGAAAGGCAAGGTGACCAAAGATATCTTTGTGGTCTGCAACGGGTACAAGCGGGACCTGTACCGCGACTACATCACGGGCATGATCAATGAGGGCTTTAAGAACGTGACGCCCGTGCTGGATGATTTGAATGAGATTGACCATTACCAAGGCTACGTAGAAGGCACGTGTCAGGTGGGCATCCGTTTGGCCTCAGACGAGGAGCCTAAGTTCCAGTTCTATACCTCTCGTTTGGGCATCAACTACAATGATGTGGTGGGCCTGTATGAGAACAAGATCAAGGACAACCCCAAGTTCAAGCTTAAGATGCTCCATTACTTCATCAACACGGGCATCAAGGACACGTCTTACTACTGGTCTGAGCTGAGCCGTTTTGTGCACAAGTACTGCGAGATGAAACGGATCTGCCCTGATCTGGACACCATTGACATTGGCGGCGGGTTCCCTATCAAGACCTCCATCCAGTTTGACTACAACTACCGGTACATGATTGAGGAGATTCTGCGCACCATCCAGAATATCTGCAAGGCCGAAGGCGTGCCGGAGCCCAATATCTTCACCGAGTTCGGAATCTATACCGTGGGTGAAAGCGGCGCGCACGTGTATTCCATCCTGGATACCAAGCTGCAGAACGACAAGGAGCTCTGGTACATGATTGACGGCTCTTTCATTACCAACCTGCCAGACACCTGGGCCCTGAACCAGCGCTACATCCTAATGGCCATCAACAACTGGGACAAAGACTACCAGCGCCTGAACATTGGCGGCCTCACCTGTGACAGCCAGGATTACTATAACTCTGAGATGCACTCGTTCCAGGTATTCCTGCCCAAGGTGCAGAAAGAGCAGCCAGAGCCGCAGTACATTGGCTTCTTCCACACGGGCGCCTACCAGGAAAGCCTGAGCGGGTACGGCGGCATCAAACACTGCCTTATCCCTTCGCCCAAGCACGTGATCATTGACCGCGAGGCCGACGGCACGCTCAAATCATGGGTTTTTGCCGAGGAGCAGAACGTTGATTCTATGCTGAAGATACTGGGCTACAAGGCGTAA
- a CDS encoding D-glycero-alpha-D-manno-heptose-1,7-bisphosphate 7-phosphatase, which produces MEQQHTVKRKAVFLDRDGVLNVERGDYTWRTHEFEVAPGVPEALALLKQAGYLLIVITNQGGIAKGLYTKEDALACHQKLQTAAGEVIDAIYMAPGHPSSSESLSRKPDSLMLERAIAKFNLDPSACWMVGDQLRDIKAARKSGVPAILVGPHAPVTDVPQKADLLEAAQWIVSHTK; this is translated from the coding sequence ATGGAGCAACAGCATACGGTTAAAAGAAAGGCGGTTTTCCTGGACCGGGACGGGGTATTGAATGTGGAACGGGGAGACTACACCTGGCGCACGCATGAGTTTGAGGTGGCACCGGGCGTGCCCGAGGCCCTGGCCCTGCTCAAACAGGCCGGCTATCTGCTTATTGTCATCACCAACCAGGGGGGCATTGCTAAAGGCCTCTACACCAAAGAAGATGCGCTGGCCTGCCACCAGAAACTGCAGACGGCCGCCGGCGAGGTAATAGATGCAATTTATATGGCTCCGGGGCACCCGTCCAGCTCGGAATCCCTTTCCCGTAAGCCAGACAGCCTGATGCTGGAGCGGGCCATCGCAAAATTCAATTTAGACCCAAGTGCCTGCTGGATGGTAGGTGACCAGTTACGGGACATAAAAGCCGCCCGCAAGAGTGGGGTGCCTGCTATTCTGGTAGGGCCGCATGCCCCGGTTACAGATGTGCCGCAGAAGGCAGATTTACTGGAGGCCGCCCAGTGGATAGTGAGCCACACAAAATAA
- the hemG gene encoding protoporphyrinogen oxidase yields MRVAIIGAGISGLALAYYLQKLGVRYDLFEGETDVGGLIRTETKGPYLLELGPPSLQMGPEVQELLQELKLEEKVIPAASNNQDVFIRKEGHYHGVPSTLRKLLLNPFFHWRTKLQITQESKLPPQEVPDETVTQFFKRRFGQDVVDYVVQPMVTTLYGGDPEKLLLEKTFPHLKELERQHGSVLRGLDLEEGLYTEPVFSLSDGLQTLPQAIASKLVSLHVAHKVEMIHRAKGKFLLSIQHDVESLADEEFDAVVIALPAHAAAELLDFTSPGLAAALHNITYLPSTVVHTAYRKHAVGFPLEGFGAFHPEKEKPFANAAIWRSVLFPGVCPEDEVLFSSVISAGLTPEKALLPQNEILLRVHEELKQNYSISSNLPVFQHVHHWPQAYPQPDIFITDAHLLAKALEEEQLYACANWIAGPTVRDSITYAKVLAQKIYSQRASLL; encoded by the coding sequence ATGCGGGTAGCCATTATAGGAGCGGGAATATCTGGATTGGCATTGGCTTACTACTTACAGAAGCTAGGGGTTCGCTATGACCTCTTTGAAGGCGAAACCGACGTGGGCGGCCTGATCAGGACTGAGACCAAAGGACCTTACCTGCTGGAACTGGGTCCACCCTCTCTTCAAATGGGCCCCGAGGTGCAGGAACTTTTGCAGGAACTGAAACTGGAAGAAAAAGTCATCCCAGCCGCCAGTAATAACCAGGACGTCTTTATCAGGAAGGAAGGGCATTACCACGGGGTGCCCTCTACGCTCCGGAAACTATTGCTGAACCCTTTTTTCCACTGGCGCACCAAACTCCAGATCACCCAGGAATCCAAACTGCCACCCCAGGAAGTGCCCGACGAGACCGTCACCCAATTCTTTAAACGGCGCTTTGGGCAGGACGTGGTAGACTACGTGGTGCAACCCATGGTTACCACCCTGTACGGCGGAGACCCCGAGAAACTCCTGCTGGAGAAAACCTTCCCCCATCTAAAGGAACTGGAACGCCAGCACGGCTCCGTGCTGCGGGGTCTGGACCTGGAAGAAGGGTTGTATACCGAACCGGTCTTTTCCCTGTCTGACGGCCTACAAACGCTACCCCAGGCCATTGCCTCCAAGCTGGTGTCCTTGCACGTGGCGCACAAGGTAGAGATGATCCATAGAGCCAAGGGGAAGTTCCTGCTCAGCATCCAGCATGACGTAGAGAGCCTGGCCGATGAGGAGTTTGATGCCGTGGTCATTGCCTTGCCCGCCCACGCGGCCGCTGAGTTGCTGGATTTCACCTCGCCCGGGTTAGCCGCCGCCTTGCATAACATCACTTACCTTCCTTCTACGGTGGTGCATACCGCCTATAGAAAGCATGCCGTGGGGTTTCCCCTGGAAGGATTTGGCGCCTTTCACCCCGAGAAAGAAAAGCCCTTCGCCAATGCTGCCATCTGGCGCAGCGTCTTGTTCCCAGGCGTGTGCCCTGAGGACGAGGTACTTTTCTCCTCGGTCATCAGCGCTGGCCTTACGCCTGAGAAGGCCCTCTTGCCACAAAATGAGATTCTGCTGCGGGTACATGAAGAACTTAAGCAGAACTACAGTATCTCTTCCAACCTTCCTGTTTTCCAGCACGTGCACCATTGGCCCCAGGCCTACCCGCAGCCAGATATCTTCATCACCGATGCCCACCTGCTGGCCAAGGCCCTGGAGGAAGAACAACTGTATGCCTGCGCCAACTGGATTGCGGGCCCCACCGTGCGGGACAGCATTACCTACGCCAAAGTCCTGGCCCAGAAAATATATTCCCAGCGGGCTTCCCTCCTATAA
- a CDS encoding polyprenol monophosphomannose synthase produces the protein MKESVVVIPTYNEIENIEAIIQKVFSLPHPFHVLIVDDNSPDGTAQAVMRLQTEYPDRLFLEQRKGKLGLGTAYIHGFKYALREGYQYIFEMDADFSHNPNDLISLHQACAVEGYDLAIGSRYSSGVNVVNWPMSRVLLSYFASRYVRLVTGMPIHDATAGFKCYSRQVLETIKLDKIRFIGYAFQIEMKFLTYKFGFKIKEVPIIFTDRTKGQSKMSKGIIREAFLGVIQMKLDSYFRYFTR, from the coding sequence ATGAAAGAGTCTGTGGTGGTCATCCCGACCTACAATGAAATAGAGAATATTGAAGCCATTATCCAGAAAGTCTTTTCGCTGCCACACCCTTTCCATGTTTTAATTGTAGATGACAATTCCCCGGACGGCACCGCCCAAGCCGTCATGCGCCTGCAGACCGAATACCCGGACCGTCTTTTCCTGGAACAGCGCAAAGGCAAGCTGGGCCTGGGTACCGCCTATATACATGGGTTCAAATACGCGCTGCGCGAAGGCTACCAGTACATCTTTGAGATGGACGCCGATTTCTCCCACAACCCCAATGACCTCATCTCGCTGCACCAGGCGTGCGCCGTGGAGGGCTATGACCTGGCCATTGGCAGCAGGTACAGTAGCGGCGTAAACGTGGTGAACTGGCCCATGAGCCGGGTGCTGCTCTCCTACTTTGCCAGCCGCTATGTACGGCTGGTGACAGGCATGCCTATCCATGACGCCACCGCCGGTTTCAAATGCTACTCGCGGCAGGTGCTGGAGACCATTAAGCTGGACAAGATCCGGTTCATTGGCTATGCATTCCAAATAGAGATGAAGTTCCTGACTTACAAGTTTGGGTTTAAGATCAAAGAGGTGCCTATCATCTTCACAGACCGTACCAAGGGCCAGTCTAAAATGAGCAAAGGCATTATCAGGGAAGCGTTTCTGGGCGTTATTCAGATGAAACTGGACAGTTATTTCAGGTACTTCACCCGCTAG
- a CDS encoding TerC family protein encodes MKTDIIFWVAFNAFVLVLLVLDLFVFHRKTHVVKIREALFWSGFWILLSLAFNVFIYFWKGSGPALEFLTAYLIEKSLSVDNLFVFILIFNYFQVPAKYQHKILFWGVLGALFFRAIFILVGVALLAKFHFIVYILGGFLVFTGIKMATSAGGDDIDPDANPVVKFISRYMPVTNRHYEDKFFVKIDKTLFATPLFLVLIMVETTDIVFAADSIPAILAISKDPFIVYTSNVFALLGLRALYFALAGIMQLFHYLHYGLSLILIFIGAKLMLSDFIHINMLIALGVVAFILVASVVLSLMFPKKDAPPVPLSSPEDESED; translated from the coding sequence TTGAAAACTGACATCATTTTCTGGGTAGCCTTCAACGCCTTTGTTCTGGTATTGCTGGTGCTTGACCTTTTTGTGTTTCACCGCAAAACGCACGTGGTCAAAATACGGGAGGCTCTTTTCTGGAGCGGGTTCTGGATTCTGCTTTCCCTGGCCTTCAATGTCTTTATCTATTTCTGGAAAGGCAGCGGCCCCGCGCTTGAATTCCTGACCGCCTACCTCATTGAAAAGTCCCTGAGCGTAGACAACCTCTTTGTCTTCATCTTAATTTTCAACTACTTCCAGGTGCCGGCTAAATACCAGCATAAGATCCTATTCTGGGGCGTGCTGGGAGCATTGTTCTTCCGGGCCATCTTTATCCTGGTAGGCGTGGCGCTGTTGGCCAAGTTCCATTTTATTGTCTATATCTTAGGCGGCTTTCTGGTGTTTACGGGTATTAAAATGGCTACCTCCGCCGGCGGCGATGACATTGACCCCGACGCAAACCCCGTAGTGAAGTTCATTAGCCGCTATATGCCGGTAACCAACCGCCATTATGAAGACAAGTTCTTTGTAAAGATTGATAAGACGCTATTCGCCACGCCGCTGTTTTTGGTGCTTATCATGGTGGAGACCACAGACATTGTCTTCGCCGCAGATTCTATCCCGGCTATTCTGGCTATCTCCAAAGACCCTTTTATTGTCTACACCTCTAACGTGTTTGCCTTGTTAGGTCTAAGGGCGCTTTACTTCGCTCTGGCGGGTATCATGCAGCTGTTCCATTACCTGCACTACGGCCTGTCACTTATCCTAATCTTTATTGGTGCCAAGCTTATGCTCTCAGACTTCATCCATATCAATATGCTGATCGCGCTGGGGGTAGTGGCCTTTATTCTGGTTGCCTCGGTGGTGCTCTCCCTTATGTTCCCTAAAAAAGATGCCCCGCCGGTGCCGCTGTCCAGCCCGGAAGATGAATCTGAGGACTAG